Proteins co-encoded in one Brassica rapa cultivar Chiifu-401-42 chromosome A02, CAAS_Brap_v3.01, whole genome shotgun sequence genomic window:
- the LOC103855333 gene encoding precursor of CEP5-like: METKQVLLHTTSHISLFFCFLFHLPFFSPVESSMGQKKTLFVCVVLMMVLFNGFNCVHGRTLRNMKVDDKMNVGHDDSKTMKAMNNDLIVDEKAVQLSQPPPSPPPEGKYAEDFRPTTPGHSPGIGHSLSHN; this comes from the exons ATGGAAACG AAGCAAGTATTACTTCACACAACCTCTcatatctctctctttttctgttttcttttccATCTCCCATTTTTTTCTCCAGTGGAGTCTTCTATGGGTCAAAAGAAAACATTGTTCGTTTGCGTTGTTTTAATGATGGTGCTTTTTAATGGGTTTAATTGCGTCCATGGACGAACCCTAAGAAACATGAAAGTTGATGATAAGATGAATGTTGGTCATGATGATAGCAAGACGATGAAGGCTATGAACAACGATCTGATAGTTGATGAAAAGGCGGTCCAGCTCTCGCAGCCACCTCCGTCGCCACCACCGGAAGGTAAATATGCAGAAGATTTCAGGCCTACAACACCTGGTCATAGCCCTGGGATTGGCCATAGTTTATCGCACAACTAA